The Solanum lycopersicum chromosome 6, SLM_r2.1 genome has a window encoding:
- the LOC101268004 gene encoding protein RGF1 INDUCIBLE TRANSCRIPTION FACTOR 1-like, which yields MGPDEDDNRWPPWLKPLLKERFFVQCKLHADSHKSECNMYCLQCNNAPLCSVCLAHHRDHPVIQIRRSSYHDVIRVNEIQKYLDISSVQTYIINSAKVVFLNERPQPRPGKGVTNTCEVCERSLLDSFKFCSLGCKIVGTSSNFVKKKKKPKNSPEKKRLPAAVVAASEFDDSYSSSSSSHGRRNKIQSFTPSTPPPTSANYKTAKRRKGIPHRAPTGGLFIEY from the exons ATG GGACCTGATGAGGACGACAATAGGTGGCCGCCATGGTTGAAACCATTATTGAAGGAGCGATTCTTTGTTCAATGCAAGTTACATGCTGATTCTCACAAGAGTGAATGTAATATGTACTGTCTGCAATGTAACAATGCTCCTCTCTGCTCTGTTTGTTTAGCACATCACAGAGATCATCCTGTCATTCAG ATAAGGAGGTCATCTTACCATGATGTGATAAGAGTGAATGAGATTCAGAAGTATTTGGACATTTCTTCAGTCCAAACATACATTATCAACAGTGCTAAAGTTGTTTTCTTGAATGAAAGGCCACAGCCTAGGCCTGGAAAAGGGGTCACAAATACTTGTGAAGTATGTGAAAGGAGTCTCCTTGATTCCTTCAAATTCTGCTCTCTTGGTTGCAAG ATTGTTGGGACCTCAAGTAATttcgtgaagaagaagaagaaaccgAAGAATTCGCCGGAGAAGAAGAGGTTACCGGCGGCGGTGGTGGCAGCATCGGAATTCGATGACTCttacagcagcagcagcagcagccaTGGCCGGAGAAACAAGATTCAGAGTTTTACTCCGTCAACGCCCCCTCCAACTTCTGCTAATTACAAAACGGCCAAGCGTAGAAAGGGAATTCCTCATAGAGCCCCAACAGGAGGACTATTCATAGAATATTAA
- the LOC101265935 gene encoding RING-H2 finger protein ATL51-like — MYNKRILDDETLVPVSNPRTLVPYMSTRDCSQGFCSFYCPQWCYIIFPPPPQFDLPDDDDDSSPNFSPLVIAIIGILASAFLLVSYYTIISKYCGNSRRRGSHHQEESELEEEDHDPSNHEAWNVNAGGGLDEALIKSIRVFKFKKCDGLLTEGTDCSVCLSEFQEDESLRLLPKCSHAFHVMCIDTWLKSHSSCPLCRSQITSSNAPPLPLPPPVMEAPREIETTPPIQPERDIEMGIRVEETRDEEDVNHMNQEGRRRSLSMDYISQRRLSIADVLRIDHDEFHDCVTGEDCELQRDVGTSKQENNGEEMSKGGIRNNSLVQYCPMMMKRSLSSGRFLFTKCGRGQNMVTTLSNV, encoded by the coding sequence ATGTATAATAAGAGGATTTTGGACGACGAAACATTGGTTCCGGTAAGTAATCCAAGAACTTTGGTACCATATATGAGCACTAGGGATTGTTCTCAAGGATTTTGCAGTTTTTACTGCCCACAATGGTGTTACATAATTTTCCCTCCACCACCCCAATTTGACTTacctgatgatgatgatgattctaGTCCTAATTTCTCTCCTCTGGTTATCGCGATCATCGGAATTCTTGCTAGTGCTTTCCTGTTAGTTAGCTACTATACTATAATATCAAAGTACTGTGGAAATTCAAGAAGAAGGGGAAGTCATCATCAAGAAGAATCAGAATTAGAAGAGGAGGATCATGACCCTTCAAATCATGAGGCATGGAATGTTAATGCTGGTGGTGGTTTAGATGAAGCATTGATCAAGTCTATTAGAGTGTTTAAGTTCAAGAAATGTGATGGATTATTGACTGAAGGAACTGATTGTTCTGTTTGTTTAAGTGAATTTCAAGAAGATGAGAGTCTTAGGCTTTTGCCTAAATGTAGCCATGCTTTTCATGTAATGTGCATTGATACATGGCTTAAATCTCACTCCAGTTGCCCGTTATGTCGATCTCAGATTACTTCTTCTAATGCTCCGCCTCTTCCATTACCTCCTCCGGTAATGGAAGCCCCGCGAGAGATTGAAACAACTCCACCAATCCAACCGGAACGTGACATAGAAATGGGCATCAGAGTAGAGGAAACACGAGACGAAGAAGATGTAAACCATATGAATCAAGAAGGTAGGAGGAGATCATTATCTATGGATTATATATCTCAACGTCGTTTATCAATAGCTGATGTACTAAGAATTGATCACGATGAGTTTCATGATTGTGTAACGGGAGAAGATTGCGAGTTGCAAAGAGATGTTGGAACatcaaaacaagaaaataatggTGAAGAAATGAGCAAGGGTGGAATTAGAAACAATTCATTAGTACAATATTGTCCTATGATGATGAAGAGATCATTGTCTAGTGGGAGATTCTTGTTTACAAAATGTGGGAGAGGACAAAACATGGTCACTACTTTATCAAatgtttga
- the LOC104648115 gene encoding amino acid transporter AVT1I-like isoform X1: protein MESRSVESIETQILEPNKGTSFSRTCFNGINALSGIGIISIPYALSQGGWLCLMLFFLVAIICCYTGLLLQKCMSVSPSIKTYPDIGEFAFGNKGRILISIFLYLELYLVAIEFLILEGDNLQKLFPNAKIHVGWVKIVGREVFVLLVAVVILPTTWLKSLSLLAYVSIGGVLASIVLVFSIFWVGAIDGVGFKEKGAIWRWDGLISAVSMYTFCYCGHAVFPTICNSMKDRSQFPKVLFVCFLLSTITYGSMATMGYLMYGQNLMSQITLNLPTGKISSKIAIHTTIFNPITKYALVVSPIATAIEDKLPLRKSKHIVSYFIRTFLVISTVIVALTVPFFEYVMTFTGALLGVTVSILLPCLCYLKIRKPSYLEVVFIGMILVFGSLVAISGTYTSLKNIISHV from the exons ATGGAATCCCGTAGTGTGGAGAGTATTGAAACACAAATTTTGGAGCCTAATAAAGGAACCTCTTTCTCTAGAACATGTTTCAATGGTATTAATGCATTATCAG GTATTGGAATAATATCAATACCCTATGCACTTTCACAAGGAGGATGGTTATGTTTGATGCTATTTTTTTTGGTAGCAATTATATGTTGTTACACAGGATTACTTTTGCAAAAATGCATGAGTGTTTCACCATCAATTAAGACATATCCTGATATTGGTGAATTTGCTTTTGGTAACAAAGGAAGAAtcttgatttcaatttttttatatcttgaaCTATACTTAGTTGCAATTGAATTCCTCATATTAGAAGGTGAcaacttgcaaaaattattccCAAATGCAAAAATTCATGTTGGTTGGGTTAAAATTGTTGGAAGGGaagtttttgttttattagttGCTGTTGTAATATTGCCAACAACATGGTTGAAAAGTTTAAGTTTATTGGCTTATGTTTCTATAGGTGGAGTTTTGGCTTCAATTGTTTTggttttttcaatattttgggTTGGTGCAATTGATGGTGTTGGATTTAAAGAAAAAGGTGCGATTTGGAGATGGGATGGATTGATAAGTGCAGTAAGTATGTATACATTTTGTTATTGTGGTCATGCTGTTTTCCCAACAATATGCAATTCCATGAAGGATAGGAGCCAATTTCCCAAG GTTTTATTTGTGTGCTTTTTATTAAGCACCATTACCTATGGATCAATGGCAACTATGGGGTACTTAATGTATGGACAAAATTTAATGTCACAAATAACATTAAATCTCCCTACGGGGAAAATTAGTTCGAAAATCGCAATACATACGACAATCTTTAATCCAATAACAAAGTATGCTCTTGTCGTCTCTCCAATTGCAACGGCTATTGAAGATAAATTACCTTTACGAAAGAGTAAACATATCGTGAGCTACTTCATCAGGACATTTTTAGTCATCAGCACGGTTATTGTAGCATTAACCGTTCCATTTTTTGAATATGTCATGACATTTACGGGCGCACTTTTGGGCGTTACCGTGTCGATATTGTTACCATGCCTATGCTACCTCAAGATCAGGAAGCCTTCATATTTGGAAGTTGTGTTTATTGGGATGATTTTGGTTTTTGGTTCTTTAGTTGCTATATCTGGAACTTACActtctttgaaaaacattaTTAGTCATGTGTAG
- the LOC104648115 gene encoding amino acid transporter AVT1I-like isoform X2: MESRSVESIETQILEPNKGTSFSRTCFNGINALSGIGIISIPYALSQGGWLCLMLFFLVAIICCYTGLLLQKCMSVSPSIKTYPDIGEFAFGGVLASIVLVFSIFWVGAIDGVGFKEKGAIWRWDGLISAVSMYTFCYCGHAVFPTICNSMKDRSQFPKVLFVCFLLSTITYGSMATMGYLMYGQNLMSQITLNLPTGKISSKIAIHTTIFNPITKYALVVSPIATAIEDKLPLRKSKHIVSYFIRTFLVISTVIVALTVPFFEYVMTFTGALLGVTVSILLPCLCYLKIRKPSYLEVVFIGMILVFGSLVAISGTYTSLKNIISHV, encoded by the exons ATGGAATCCCGTAGTGTGGAGAGTATTGAAACACAAATTTTGGAGCCTAATAAAGGAACCTCTTTCTCTAGAACATGTTTCAATGGTATTAATGCATTATCAG GTATTGGAATAATATCAATACCCTATGCACTTTCACAAGGAGGATGGTTATGTTTGATGCTATTTTTTTTGGTAGCAATTATATGTTGTTACACAGGATTACTTTTGCAAAAATGCATGAGTGTTTCACCATCAATTAAGACATATCCTGATATTGGTGAATTTGCTTTTG GTGGAGTTTTGGCTTCAATTGTTTTggttttttcaatattttgggTTGGTGCAATTGATGGTGTTGGATTTAAAGAAAAAGGTGCGATTTGGAGATGGGATGGATTGATAAGTGCAGTAAGTATGTATACATTTTGTTATTGTGGTCATGCTGTTTTCCCAACAATATGCAATTCCATGAAGGATAGGAGCCAATTTCCCAAG GTTTTATTTGTGTGCTTTTTATTAAGCACCATTACCTATGGATCAATGGCAACTATGGGGTACTTAATGTATGGACAAAATTTAATGTCACAAATAACATTAAATCTCCCTACGGGGAAAATTAGTTCGAAAATCGCAATACATACGACAATCTTTAATCCAATAACAAAGTATGCTCTTGTCGTCTCTCCAATTGCAACGGCTATTGAAGATAAATTACCTTTACGAAAGAGTAAACATATCGTGAGCTACTTCATCAGGACATTTTTAGTCATCAGCACGGTTATTGTAGCATTAACCGTTCCATTTTTTGAATATGTCATGACATTTACGGGCGCACTTTTGGGCGTTACCGTGTCGATATTGTTACCATGCCTATGCTACCTCAAGATCAGGAAGCCTTCATATTTGGAAGTTGTGTTTATTGGGATGATTTTGGTTTTTGGTTCTTTAGTTGCTATATCTGGAACTTACActtctttgaaaaacattaTTAGTCATGTGTAG